A portion of the Citrobacter rodentium NBRC 105723 = DSM 16636 genome contains these proteins:
- a CDS encoding 2-dehydro-3-deoxy-6-phosphogalactonate aldolase has translation MQDNKLVAILRGITPAEVDAHIDALLAAGFRYIEIPLNSPDWQESIPRAIARAGEKAMIGAGTVLRPEQVDSLAKMGAKLIVTPNIQPAVIRQAVSYGMVVCPGCATATEAFTALDAGAQWLKIFPSAAFGPAYIRALKAVLPPAIPVLAVGGVTPDNLADYLAAGCAGAGTGSDLYQPGQSVARTQAQAARFMAAWRAAH, from the coding sequence ATGCAGGATAATAAACTGGTGGCGATTCTGCGGGGGATTACCCCGGCGGAAGTCGATGCGCACATTGATGCTTTACTCGCCGCGGGGTTTCGCTATATCGAGATCCCGTTAAATTCACCCGACTGGCAGGAGAGTATTCCGCGGGCGATCGCGCGGGCGGGCGAAAAGGCGATGATTGGCGCCGGTACCGTGCTGCGGCCTGAGCAGGTGGACAGCCTGGCGAAAATGGGGGCGAAGCTGATCGTCACGCCGAATATTCAGCCGGCGGTGATCCGCCAGGCGGTAAGCTACGGCATGGTGGTCTGTCCGGGGTGCGCAACGGCAACGGAAGCCTTCACCGCGCTGGATGCGGGGGCGCAGTGGCTGAAAATATTCCCTTCAGCGGCTTTTGGCCCTGCTTATATCAGGGCCCTGAAGGCGGTGCTGCCGCCCGCAATACCCGTGCTGGCCGTCGGGGGCGTCACCCCCGATAATCTGGCGGATTATCTGGCGGCAGGCTGCGCCGGTGCGGGAACGGGCAGCGATCTCTATCAGCCGGGGCAGAGCGTCGCCCGGACGCAGGCGCAGGCGGCACGCTTTATGGCTGCCTGGCGGGCGGCGCATTAA
- a CDS encoding 2-dehydro-3-deoxygalactonokinase, producing the protein MQNEYIAVDWGSTHLRAWHIRHQTIVNRLQLPMGVTQWGTLTAAEVFSQHIAPWRNNAAVPVVMAGMIGSEAGWHPVPYVACPVRLASLRQQLCAVGDRVWIVPGLKVERAESCSVMRGEETQLLGAMQRLPSECYVMPGTHCKWVQVREGQVSHFETVMTGELHHLLQRYSLLGKGLPAQRPDEAAFSQGLEKGMRSPSLLPELLETRAAWVLNRLPRESVADYLSGLLIGAEVAAQCRLWQPASVTLVGSESLNERYRQAFARRGIEVSVCDGDEAFLQGVRSLLHAG; encoded by the coding sequence ATGCAAAATGAGTATATCGCCGTTGACTGGGGCTCTACGCATCTGCGGGCATGGCATATCCGGCATCAGACCATCGTGAATCGCCTGCAACTGCCGATGGGGGTGACGCAATGGGGAACATTAACTGCGGCGGAGGTTTTTAGCCAGCATATCGCGCCGTGGCGCAATAACGCAGCGGTGCCGGTGGTGATGGCCGGAATGATTGGCAGCGAGGCGGGATGGCACCCTGTTCCGTATGTTGCTTGCCCGGTCCGGCTCGCCTCTTTACGCCAGCAGCTTTGCGCGGTCGGCGACAGAGTGTGGATTGTACCGGGCCTGAAAGTCGAGCGTGCAGAGAGTTGTAGCGTCATGCGCGGTGAGGAGACACAGCTGCTGGGCGCGATGCAACGCTTACCTTCAGAGTGTTATGTGATGCCTGGCACCCACTGTAAATGGGTGCAGGTGCGGGAGGGGCAGGTCAGCCATTTTGAAACCGTGATGACCGGGGAGTTGCATCATCTGCTGCAGCGCTATTCGCTGCTGGGGAAAGGTTTACCCGCGCAGCGGCCTGACGAGGCGGCATTTAGCCAGGGTCTGGAGAAGGGGATGCGCTCGCCGTCGCTGCTGCCGGAACTGCTTGAAACCCGCGCCGCGTGGGTGCTGAACAGGCTGCCGCGGGAATCGGTGGCGGATTATTTATCGGGCCTGCTGATTGGCGCAGAGGTCGCGGCGCAATGTCGCCTCTGGCAACCGGCTTCGGTAACGCTGGTGGGGAGCGAGTCGCTGAATGAGCGTTACCGGCAGGCTTTCGCCCGCAGAGGGATCGAGGTCTCCGTCTGTGACGGCGATGAGGCGTTTTTACAGGGCGTAAGGAGTCTTCTTCATGCAGGATAA
- a CDS encoding sodium:solute symporter family protein, with protein sequence MNSHIFLVGFIIYAIAMIWLGWYVSRNQKSGEDFLLGGRSLPLFLTLGSTVATMVGTGSSMGAVGFGYTNGWAGMLYGLGGAVGILLVAWLFAPVRKMRFMTMSEELSYYTGGSHLIKNIVGLMIFIASIGWLGAHILGGSMYLAWATGIDLTLAKLIIALAFAIYVIIGGYSAVVWTDTIQALILFFGFILMAVLAVMHVGGWSAIEQSMDPKAMSLFAIDKMGALPALSLALVIGVGVLATPSYRQRIYSGKDIPSVRRSFIYTGVLYLFFSILPAIIGMAAYTMNPELENSNYAFLFATSFLPPLLALVVLIAGLSATMSSASSDAIAAVAIMMRDVYTIVTGRMPPEHRAITLSRWMLTFVIGLALIFALTSNDIISYITKMISMLMSGLFVCSILGRFWLRFNWQGALAALVCGMLVSLLILLNPTWLAYWGNPCIPSVLGSLVSAVLVTLLTPANKISREEALAMITHERENQSIPVTGGKAEKA encoded by the coding sequence ATGAACAGTCATATCTTTTTAGTCGGCTTTATTATTTACGCCATCGCGATGATTTGGCTTGGCTGGTATGTCTCGCGTAATCAAAAAAGCGGCGAAGATTTTTTACTGGGCGGTCGCTCTTTACCCTTATTTCTGACCCTGGGTTCCACCGTGGCGACGATGGTGGGGACTGGCTCCAGTATGGGCGCGGTAGGCTTTGGTTATACCAACGGCTGGGCGGGAATGCTCTATGGTCTTGGCGGCGCGGTTGGCATTTTGCTGGTGGCCTGGCTGTTTGCGCCGGTGCGTAAAATGCGTTTTATGACCATGAGCGAAGAACTTTCTTATTATACCGGCGGCAGTCACTTAATTAAAAATATTGTCGGTCTGATGATATTTATTGCCTCTATTGGCTGGCTCGGCGCCCATATTTTAGGGGGGAGCATGTATCTCGCCTGGGCGACGGGAATCGATCTGACCCTGGCGAAATTAATTATCGCGCTGGCGTTTGCCATTTACGTCATTATTGGCGGCTATTCGGCAGTCGTCTGGACGGATACCATCCAGGCGCTGATTCTGTTTTTTGGTTTTATTCTTATGGCGGTTCTCGCGGTGATGCATGTCGGAGGATGGAGCGCCATTGAGCAGTCGATGGACCCCAAAGCGATGAGCCTGTTCGCTATCGATAAAATGGGCGCGTTGCCAGCCTTATCCCTGGCGCTGGTGATCGGCGTCGGCGTCCTGGCGACCCCCTCTTATCGGCAGCGTATTTATTCGGGTAAAGATATTCCGTCGGTCCGTCGCTCATTTATTTATACCGGCGTGCTGTATCTGTTCTTTTCTATTCTGCCTGCCATTATCGGGATGGCGGCCTATACCATGAACCCGGAGCTGGAGAACAGCAACTACGCGTTCCTGTTTGCCACCAGCTTTCTGCCGCCGCTGCTGGCCCTGGTGGTGCTGATTGCCGGGCTGTCGGCCACGATGTCTTCCGCCAGTTCTGATGCCATTGCTGCCGTCGCCATCATGATGCGCGACGTTTACACCATCGTAACCGGCAGAATGCCGCCGGAACATCGGGCGATTACCCTGTCTCGTTGGATGCTGACCTTTGTCATTGGCCTGGCGCTGATATTCGCCCTGACCTCAAACGATATCATCAGCTATATCACCAAAATGATCTCCATGCTGATGTCCGGTCTGTTTGTCTGTTCCATTCTCGGTCGCTTCTGGCTGCGCTTTAACTGGCAGGGGGCGCTGGCCGCGCTGGTCTGCGGCATGCTGGTTTCTTTACTGATTCTGCTTAACCCGACGTGGCTGGCGTACTGGGGAAATCCCTGCATTCCTTCCGTGCTGGGCAGTCTGGTCTCTGCTGTGCTGGTGACGCTACTGACGCCAGCCAACAAAATCAGCCGCGAAGAAGCGCTGGCGATGATTACCCATGAGCGTGAAAACCAGAGCATCCCGGTAACCGGCGGAAAGGCGGAAAAAGCATGA
- a CDS encoding RidA family protein, which produces MHIKRYGTEGGTGTGGQHLPFARAVEAGGWLYVSGQTPMKNGEVVEGGIVEQSRLAIQNCIDIMTEAGYTLADVVHVKVILTDSRYFQSFNKVFREFFGEHPPARICCVADLVVDCKVEVDVTCFSATRG; this is translated from the coding sequence ATGCATATCAAACGTTATGGTACAGAGGGTGGAACAGGCACCGGCGGGCAGCATCTGCCGTTTGCCAGGGCGGTCGAAGCGGGGGGATGGCTGTATGTCTCCGGCCAGACGCCAATGAAAAATGGCGAAGTGGTCGAAGGGGGAATCGTTGAGCAATCGCGTCTGGCGATACAGAATTGTATCGATATTATGACCGAAGCCGGTTATACCCTCGCAGATGTCGTCCACGTTAAGGTGATTCTGACTGACTCACGCTATTTCCAGTCGTTCAATAAAGTCTTTAGGGAATTTTTTGGTGAACATCCTCCGGCGCGAATTTGCTGCGTGGCGGATCTTGTCGTCGATTGCAAAGTTGAAGTTGATGTAACCTGTTTTAGCGCGACGCGCGGATAA